A single region of the Arthrobacter sp. V1I7 genome encodes:
- a CDS encoding ABC transporter ATP-binding protein has protein sequence MLNVEAVRLEFGGVVALKDVSFDVKRDELFAILGPNGAGKTSLFNCLSGLVNPTGSIQINGQELIGKKPHEIAGMGVARTFQNLGLFGSMTVAENVLVGGHLQVRGGAVAAALRWPSVFRSERQARQRADELMELMALQAHRDTVVGTLPYGIRKRVEIAKAVASSPELLLLDEPVAGMNHEETATFVDYVLELKDRLGLTVVLIEHDVAMVMRIADRILALDFGEVIGLGTPAEIQQNERVIAAYLGATDEADVQTKLLLEGATSE, from the coding sequence ATGCTGAACGTGGAAGCGGTGAGGCTCGAATTCGGCGGAGTGGTTGCGCTGAAGGACGTGAGCTTCGATGTGAAAAGGGATGAGCTTTTTGCCATTCTGGGTCCCAACGGTGCCGGCAAGACGTCGCTGTTCAACTGCCTGAGCGGACTCGTCAATCCCACCGGGTCGATCCAGATCAACGGGCAGGAGCTCATCGGCAAGAAACCACATGAGATTGCCGGTATGGGCGTAGCGCGGACATTCCAGAACCTCGGGCTGTTCGGGTCAATGACAGTTGCCGAGAACGTCCTGGTCGGCGGTCACCTGCAGGTCCGTGGCGGGGCCGTCGCAGCTGCCCTCCGTTGGCCAAGCGTCTTCCGCTCAGAACGACAGGCCCGGCAACGGGCCGACGAGCTCATGGAACTCATGGCACTGCAGGCGCACCGCGACACCGTCGTGGGCACCCTGCCGTACGGTATCCGGAAACGCGTGGAGATCGCCAAGGCGGTGGCCTCCAGTCCCGAGCTGTTGCTGCTGGATGAACCGGTGGCCGGCATGAACCACGAAGAAACCGCGACGTTCGTCGATTATGTGCTGGAGCTTAAGGATCGTCTTGGCCTCACAGTAGTGCTGATCGAACACGATGTAGCCATGGTGATGAGAATCGCCGATCGCATCCTGGCCCTTGATTTCGGCGAAGTGATCGGTCTGGGCACGCCGGCGGAAATCCAGCAGAACGAGCGGGTGATCGCGGCCTATCTGGGCGCGACTGACGAGGCCGATGTGCAAACCAAGCTGCTCCTGGAAGGGGCCACCAGTGAATAG